One window of the Marmota flaviventris isolate mMarFla1 chromosome 2, mMarFla1.hap1, whole genome shotgun sequence genome contains the following:
- the LOC139704603 gene encoding basic salivary proline-rich protein 2-like encodes MTPFPRPAVKIHPAAIIGKAESNLHFRQSSPHHEGSLLNLYITGDILSKINEKKGKSPRKNNKAPRTATNVSALIGQRLLLPATTQLRCPLWGGPPTDSSAPQPPSNRSSQKDPQLPDTGWCGAQRERSCRRRCPNCPPTRTPAPPPYLAAGMKLPPPPPRLKPTRTPSPLPYFLERGRGRNQVAEGTRPRQEPGHGRNEATEITAAATLAATTTPTRTPKPTPTHPADPEADPPPTPPTPKPTPRPPRRPRSRPPADPAPRRPRPPPTPPPADPVRGRGRHPGYHAHAEPPPADLPPRRAPPRRPPPRRPPPTPADPAPRRPPSRRPRRRPPPPQADPPLAAALPRGNNEGPRPGTRPRPAPWLPPPADPPPHALPRGNNKAATAGNEAEAATLPPPRRPPPRRPPSRRRRPPPRAAALPRGNNEAAAAGNEAEATTLTATRTPTPNPPPLPYLAEITKRRTRARPPGTRPRLPQPPWLPNPPPTPLPYLAGITKGRSRERGRGNNKAANEGAENEGAENEGAENEGAENEGAAAGNEAEAAAATLAATPTPTPTSDRPPPTPPPPRRCLTSPRGNNEAATAGIEAETLAATLTATPRRHPPADPLPPTPTPTPTPPAAALPRRNNEAAAAGNEAEAATLAAIPTPTPTPTRPPPTPPPADADGNADPHPTKPTPPPPAPPRVAWWMEPRNHGLGER; translated from the exons ATGACG CCTTTTCCACGGCCAGCAGTGAAGATTCATCCAGCCGCCATCATAGGAAAAGCAGAATCCAACCTGCACTTTCGGCAAAGCTCCCCACATCACGAAGGTTCCTTGCTCAATCTTTACATCACGGGGGACATTTTATCCAAAATTAACGAAAAGAAGGGTAAAAGCCCGAGGAAAAACAACAAAGCCCCAAGAACTGCAACAAATGTCTCTGCCCTCATAGGCCAGCGGCTGCTGCTGCCAGCGACCACGCAGCTCCGCTGCCCTTTGTGGGGAGGGCCGCCCACGGACAGCTCGGCGCCCCAGCCGCCAAGCAATAGGAGCAGCCAAAAGGACCCTCAGCTCCCGGACACCGGGTGGTGCGGAGCACAGCGTGAACGTAGCTGCCGCCGCCGCTGCCCTAACTGCCCCCCCACACGGACCCCAGCCCCACCGCCTTACCTCGCGGCGGGAATGAAGCTGCCGCCGCCACCGCCCCGGCTGAAGCCCACGCGGACACCATCCCCGCTGCCCTACTTCCTG GAACGAGGCAGAGGCAGGAACCAGGTCGCGGAAGGAACCAGGCCACGGCAGGAACCAGGCCACGGCAGGAACGAGGCCACCGAAATCACCGCCgctgccaccctggctgccaccacCACGCCGACGCGGACCCCGAAGCCgacccccacccaccccgccgACCCCGAAGCCGACCCCCCGCCCACCCCGCCGACCCCGAAGCCGACCCCCCGCCCACCCCGCCGACCCCGAAGCCGACCCcccgccgaccccgccccccgccgaccccgccccccgccgaccccgccccccgccgacccc GtacgaggccgaggccgccaccctggctacCACGCCCACGCCGAGCCCCCCCCCGCCGACCTCCCCCCCCGCCGAGCCCCCCCCCGCCGACCTCCCCCCCGCCGACCTCCCCCCACTcccgccgaccccgccccccgccgacccccctcCCGCCGACCCCGACGCCGACCCCCACCACCCCAAGCCGACCCCCCCCTCGCTGCTGCCTTACCTCGCGGGAATAACGAAGGGCCGCGGCCCGGAACGAGGCCAAGGCCGGCACCCTGGCTGCCCCCCCCAGccgacccccccccccacgccttaCCTCGCGGTAATAACAAAGCGGCCACGGCcgggaacgaggccgaggccgccaccctgCCACCCCCCCGCCGACCacccccccgccgacccccctcCCGCCGACGCCGACCCCCCCCCCgcgccgctgccttacctcgcGGGAATAACGAAGCGGCCGCGGCCGGGAATGAGGCCGAGGCCACCACCCTGACTGCCACCCGCACGCCGACCCCCAACCCCCCGCCTCTGCCTTACCTCGCGGAAATAACGAAGCGGCGAACGAGGGCGCGGCCGCCGGGAACGAGGCCGAGGTTGCCGCAACCACCCTGGCTGCCGAACCCCCCCCCCacgccgctgccttacctcgcGGGAATAACGAAGGGCCGCAGCcgggaacgaggccgag GAAATAACAAAGCGGCGAACGAGGGCGCGGAGAACGAGGGCGCCGAGAACGAGGGCGCCGAGAACGAGGGCGCCGAGAACGAGGGCGCCGCGGCCGGGAACGAGGCCGAGGCTGCCgcagccaccctggctgccacccccacGCCGACGCCGACCT ccgaccgccccccgccgacccccccccccccccgccgctgccttacctcaCCTCGCGGGAATAACGAAGCGGCCACGGCCGGGATCGAGGCCGAGACCCTGGCTGCCACCCTGACTGCCACCCCACGCCGACACCCCCCCGCCGACCCCCTCCCGCCGACGCCGACCCCGACGCCGACCCCCCCTGCCGCTGCCTTACCTCGCAGGAATAACGAAGCGGCCGCGGCcgggaacgaggccgaggccgccaccctggctgccatcCCCACGCCGACCCCGACGCCGAcccgccccccgccgaccccgCCCCCAGCCGACGCCGACGGCAACGccgacccccaccccaccaagccgacccccccgccccccgcccccccccgcgTGGCTTGGTGGATGGAGCCCAGGAATCATGGGCTAGGCGAGCGCTGA